The following are encoded together in the Zingiber officinale cultivar Zhangliang chromosome 8A, Zo_v1.1, whole genome shotgun sequence genome:
- the LOC122010348 gene encoding transcription termination factor MTERF15, mitochondrial-like gives MLHSLVRRHALPPSTQLRCVFFSTGTSVSSSGTTASPDPHFMVEYLVNTCGFSADDASKVSKSLPCFQSTEKPDAVLGFFRSHGFDGANLRKIISWKPGFLCRDVENSLAPKFKILRDMGLSESDIANVVLRHPNILYLDAQNALLPRLKVWESLFGSREILLRNLRGYNRFLTTSIENVNPESLRALVDRAEGLGVPRGSGMFLWILDVLQGVSTEKFEAQLKLMNNFGLSNSDFIAAIKKFPRFLLLSIELLQRKMEFLVNVVGISPSDVALRPVPLVLCLEKRLIPRFRVMEILKAEGLWKSTNKLHVFFSLSGPKFLKQYVLPYEDKLPKLREVL, from the exons ATGCTTCACTCCCTGGTCCGCCGCCATGCGCTCCCTCCGTCGACGCAACTCCGTTGCGTCTTCTTCTCCACCGGCACATCCGTCTCCTCCTCAGGCACTACCGCTTCTCCCGATCCCCATTTCATGGTCGAGTACCTCGTGAATACATGCGGGTTCTCCGCCGACGACGCTTCCAAGGTCTCAAAGTCGCTCCCCTGCTTTCAGTCCACCGAGAAGCCCGATGCTGTTCTTGGATtcttcagatctcatggcttTGATGGTGCTAATCTCAGAAAGATAATATCTTGGAAGCCAGGATTTCTCTGCAGGGATGTGGAGAACAGTCTCGCtccaaagtttaaaattttgcgCGACATGGGGTTATCTGAGTCCGACATCGCCAATGTGGTTTTGCGGCACCCCAACATTCTTTACCTCGACGCCCAGAACGCGCTGCTCCCGAGATTGAAGGTTTGGGAAAGTTTATTTGGATCGAGGGAGATCCTCCTCAGGAATCTCCGGGGCTATAATAGGTTTTTGACCACCAGCATTGAGAATGTG AATCCTGAATCCCTCCGGGCTTTGGTAGATAGAGCTGAGGGGCTTGGAGTTCCTCGAGGATCTGGAATGTTCCTCTGGATTCTTGATGTACTGCAAGGGGTGAGCACGGAAAAATTTGAGGCCCAACTCAAGCTCATGAACaattttggtttgtcgaactcaGATTTCATTGCTGCAATCAAGAAATTTCCACGCTTTTTACTCCTTTCCATAGAGTTATTGCAGAGAAAGATGGAATTTTTGGTCAATGTTGTTGGAATTTCACCTTCAGACGTTGCTCTCCGCCCGGTACCTTTAGTGCTATGTTTGGAAAAGAGGTTAATTCCTcgatttcgtgtgatggagatATTGAAAGCTGAAGGGTTATGGAAGTCAACAAACAAGTTACATGTATTTTTCTCATTATCTGGTCCAAAATTTTTGAAGCAGTATGTGCTCCCTTATGAAGATAAATTACCCAAACTGCGTGAAGTCTTGTGA